CCCACGAAGAAGGTGGCCTTCACCCCGGCCTGGTCCAGGATGTCCAGGATCTTGGCGAGCTCCTGTTTCTGCCACGTGACGTCGAAGGTCAGGGCCACCCGGTCGTCGGGCGAGTCGGCCCGTGTGAGCGGCCGGTCGGCCTGCCAGGCCGTTGCCGCAGTCGGTTGGAATGCGGGGCTCCGCAGAAACGAGATCGTGAACAGCGCCAGGCAGAGCGTGGCCACCACGACGGCCCGGCGCACCAGCCATGCGCGGTCGATGAAGAGCATGGTACAACCCCCCGGACAAGAGTATGTCCGGGGGGCCCTGCGTTATGAAGACTGGCCCGTGCGCTTGCGGCGAAGCCGCCGGAGCCGGTGTTGCACCTCCTGGTACTCGCGCTGGGCTCCGGCACCGCCCAGCGACCGGCGCCGGTCGACCACCTCCAGCGCCCGGACGGTCAGGCTCTCCGCCAGATCGTACCGGCGGGTGACGTGCTCGTGGTACTTGGCCAGTTCGATGTACGGAAAGAGCGTCAGACCGCCGGAGGCGATCATCTGCTCCCAGATGGCCACCGCCTGCGGGTGCGCCCGGGCCCGCTTGTACGCGAAGGAGAGGCGGCGGAGCAGGGCGGTCTCGGAGACCGCCGCGATGCCCCGTTGCCGGGCAGCCTCGTAACACGTGAGGGCCTCGGCCAGCTGTCCCCGCGCCTCAAACAGGCGCCCCAGGTGATAGAGGTCGTCTCCGCAGAGCAGTTCGCCGTCGGGCGTGGGCCCCAGCGGGTCAGCGGCCATCTGGCCCATCCAGCCCGCCAGCGAGGCCAGGGAGAGGATGTCCAACCGGTTGTGTTCCACCACCTGGACCAGGGCGGAGGCGTCGCCGGAACGCAGGTAATCGAAATAGAGGGCCGGAATGCGGGAACCCGGCACGTCCCCTGTGCGGACGACGCCCAGGATGGCCCGCTCCAGGTCCTGCAACGTACATCCGTCGAGCCGGGCGCTCCAGAGCCGCCGGGCCGGGTGGAGCAGGTCGAGGTGCGGCGCCCCGCCGAGCGGCGGCCTGCGGCGGGCCAGGCGGAACCGGGTCTCCAGCAGCGGCCAGTCAAAGGACTTGCCGTTGAAGGAGACCAGGCACGTGCACGGCGCGAGGTCGGCGGCGATGGCGGCGAGCATGGCCTCCTCCTCGGGGAAGTCCCGCAGGAAGTACTGCCGCACGACGAACTCGTCCCCCTGGTAGAAGCCCACCCCGACCAGGAAGGCGTAGGTGCCGGTGCCGCCGGCCAGCCCCGTGGTCTCGGTGTCGACGAAGGCGGCGCGCCGCGGGTCGAAGGCAGGCGGCACCCGCCCCACCAGCGGCCAGACCGTGGCGGGCAGCTGCAGCGGCCATCCCAGGGGCAGCGGCCCCCGGCGGAAATCCAGGGGATAGCGCCGTTCCAGCCGGAACGCAGGCCCGGCTTCCGTGGCCACCAGGTGGCCCTCCAGCCCGGGGCAGAGCGAAGCCGGCTGGAGGGCGGAGGGCGCCCCGGCCGGGGCCCGGGTGGGGTCACCGGAGCTCGCCTGTGACGCGGGAGCCGCCGGAGAGGCCGCCCTTTCCGCGGCGGCCCGGGCGGCCCCGGCCGCCTTCAGCAGCCGCAGCCGCTCGCGCACGTTCACTCCGCATTCCTCCCGTGTGATCAGGACCGGATCAACTGCTGCACCTCGCCCGGTTCGGGGAACCGGCGCAGCCGTTTCTTGGAAAAGACCAGCCTCCCGTCCGCCACGATCTCGAACACGCCTCCCCTGGAGGGGACGAGTTCGACGGCCGCATCCGGGAACTGGGTGCGCAGTTCCGCCGCCAGCCTGGCGGCCCGCT
The nucleotide sequence above comes from Symbiobacterium thermophilum IAM 14863. Encoded proteins:
- a CDS encoding ribonuclease H-like domain-containing protein, producing MNVRERLRLLKAAGAARAAAERAASPAAPASQASSGDPTRAPAGAPSALQPASLCPGLEGHLVATEAGPAFRLERRYPLDFRRGPLPLGWPLQLPATVWPLVGRVPPAFDPRRAAFVDTETTGLAGGTGTYAFLVGVGFYQGDEFVVRQYFLRDFPEEEAMLAAIAADLAPCTCLVSFNGKSFDWPLLETRFRLARRRPPLGGAPHLDLLHPARRLWSARLDGCTLQDLERAILGVVRTGDVPGSRIPALYFDYLRSGDASALVQVVEHNRLDILSLASLAGWMGQMAADPLGPTPDGELLCGDDLYHLGRLFEARGQLAEALTCYEAARQRGIAAVSETALLRRLSFAYKRARAHPQAVAIWEQMIASGGLTLFPYIELAKYHEHVTRRYDLAESLTVRALEVVDRRRSLGGAGAQREYQEVQHRLRRLRRKRTGQSS
- a CDS encoding SelT/SelW/SelH family (seleno)protein gives rise to the protein MTVQRVTIEYCTVURFDERAARLAAELRTQFPDAAVELVPSRGGVFEIVADGRLVFSKKRLRRFPEPGEVQQLIRS